One Triticum dicoccoides isolate Atlit2015 ecotype Zavitan chromosome 5B, WEW_v2.0, whole genome shotgun sequence genomic window carries:
- the LOC119311460 gene encoding protein PHLOEM PROTEIN 2-LIKE A10-like — protein sequence MDALAPTPTRRRLLAGAAAATACYGLYRLYLHHRRRIAAALSLADALSQAGSDLADFLRSDSDQVPRSLRQLSKLAASDHVSSAASALSESLASGALRAFSSHRAPDPSSPPLQDRILDRLLSPDGAGFASAVLGSFARNLVLSCRDPEARPRAPGQPDWLAALCSDRGKEAAAELVRVFVSTAVAAYLDGTAAVRTSDQVLAGFSNPKHDVKLKDLLVSVCNGAVETFVRTSRQVTKEASISRAEAAVVQEVFNSGPSCVMERVSTTLAMPSNRRFVLDVTGRVTAEIVRSFLEFSTQRVLAGARKSIVVARDEITERGLVAVKYLSAKSMAIFTLCLTMCMHISVGMRFPFPA from the coding sequence ACGGCCTCTACCGCCTCtacctccaccaccgccgccgcatcGCCGCGGCGCTCTCCCTCGCCGACGCGCTCTCGCAGGCCGGCTCCGACCTGGCCGACTTCCTCCGCTCCGACTCCGACCAGGTGCCCCGCAGCCTGCGCCAGCTCTCCAAGCTCGCCGCCTCCGACCACgtctcctccgccgcctcggcgCTCTCCGAGTCGCTCGCCTCGGGGGCCCTCCGCGCCTTCTCCTCCCACCGGGCCCCGGATCCTTCCTCCCCGCCGCTGCAAGACCGGATCTTGGACCGCCTCCTCTCCCCCGACGGCGCCGGGTTCGCCTCCGCCGTCCTCGGGAGCTTCGCCAGGAACCTCGTGCTCTCCTGCCGTGATCCCGAGGCCCGGCCCCGCGCCCCTGGCCAGCCCGACTGGCTCGCCGCGCTGTGCAGCGACAGgggcaaggaggccgccgcggagctcgtccggGTGTTTGTCAGCACCGCCGTCGCCGCCTACCTCGACGGGACCGCGGCCGTGCGCACCTCCGACCAGGTGCTCGCCGGCTTCTCTAACCCCAAGCACGACGTCAAGCTCAAGGACCTGCTCGTGTCCGTCTGCAACGGCGCCGTCGAGACCTTTGTCAGGACCTCGCGGCAGGTCACAAAGGAGGCCTCCATTTCTCGGGCTGAAGCAGCAGTGGTGCAAGAGGTCTTTAATTCAGGTCCTAGCTGTGTAATGGAGAGAGTATCGACCACGTTGGCCATGCCAAGCAACCGGAGGTTTGTGCTGGATGTCACCGGCAGGGTCACCGCTGAGATTGTCCGGTCATTCCTCGAGTTCTCGACTCAACGGGTGTTGGCTGGTGCACGAAAGAGCATTGTCGTTGCCCGGGACGAAATCACTGAAAGGGGTCTTGTCGCCGTGAAGTACCTGAGCGCCAAGTCCATGGCCATCTTCACCTTATGCCTCACAATGTGCATGCACATTTCGGTTGGAATGAGGTTCCCGTTCCCGGCCTAG